The proteins below are encoded in one region of Helianthus annuus cultivar XRQ/B chromosome 2, HanXRQr2.0-SUNRISE, whole genome shotgun sequence:
- the LOC118484877 gene encoding neurofilament medium polypeptide-like, producing the protein MQEGYEDAKYCRRYDKKRDCYVNRNGDPVVHRKEVVFNDVLAKVAEEVKVEAVKEEDVKIDKEEKVEEKVVEKEAVIEEQKVGQEEMMKKEEEEEVKNESLNDVGIDAGDKKKSEADQKQMEANTEVPITKVLTKKTVYQEECRSSLAREEEAADP; encoded by the exons ATGCAAGAAGGATATGAAGATGCAAAGTACTGTAGAAGATACGACAAGAAGAGAGATTGCTATGttaacagaaatggtgatcctgtCGTTCACAGAAAAGAAGTGGTTTTCAATGATGTTCTTGCA aaggttgctgagGAAGTCAAAGTTGAAGCTGTTAAAGAAGAAGATGTgaagattgataaggaagagaaggtagaagaaaaggtggttgaaaaaGAAGCTGTTATTGAAGAACAGAAGGTTGGTCAAGAAGAGAtgatgaagaaagaagaagaagaagaggtaaAGAATGAGAGTTTGAATGATGTTGGTATTGATGCTGGTGATAAGAAGAAGAGTGAAGCTGATCAGAAGCAGATGGAAGCAAacaccgaggtgccaatcactaag gtgcttacGAAGAAAACTGTATATCAAGAGGAGTGtcggagcagcctggcacgagAGGAAGAGGCTGCTGATCCCTGA